One segment of Macrotis lagotis isolate mMagLag1 chromosome 1, bilby.v1.9.chrom.fasta, whole genome shotgun sequence DNA contains the following:
- the LOC141513223 gene encoding chymotrypsinogen B-like, whose protein sequence is MVGAHPASPRLGTLNTFFSSTPLGCGVPTIEPALSGLARIVNGEDAVPGSWPWQVSLQRGGSHFCGGSLINENWVITAAHCSVTTTDKVVAGEFNLNTNDDNIQVLQIAQVFKNKKFNMLTVSNDITLLKLATPAHFESTVSPVCLPSADDDFPAGSTCVTTGWGKTKYNALRVPDKLQQAALPLLSNDECKKFWGNKIKDTMICAGASGVSSCMGDSGGPLVCLNNGAWTLVGIVSWGSGTCSTTTPAVYARVTELLPFIEETLANN, encoded by the exons atgGTTGGAGCTCACCCAGCTAGTCCAAGGCTGGGAACCCTAAATACCTTCTTTTCCTCCACACCCCTAGGCTGTGGTGTCCCCACCATTGAGCCTGCCCTCTCTGGTCTGGCCAGGATTGTCAATGGAGAAGATGCTGTTCCTGGTTCTTGGCCTTGGCAAGTTTCTCTGCAG agaggAGGCTCTCACTTCTGCGGAGGCTCCCTCATCAATGAGAACTGGGTGATCACAGCCGCTCACTGCAGTGTCAC GACTACTGACAAGGTGGTTGCTGGAGAGTTTAACCTGAATACTAATGACGATAACATCCAAGTTCTGCAGATCGCCCAG GTATTCAAGAACAAAAAATTCAACATGCTCACTGTTAGTAATGACATCACCCTGTTGAAGCTGGCTACACCTGCACACTTCGAGTCGACTGTGTCCCCTGTCTGCCTGCCCAGTGCTGATGATGATTTCCCTGCAGGCTCCACCTGTGTCACAACTGGCTGGGGCAAGACCAAATATAATG CCCTCCGAGTCCCAGACAAACTCCAACAGGCTGCTCTGCCCTTGCTGTCCAACGATGAGTGCAAGAAATTCTGGGGAAACAAGATCAAGGATACTATGATCTGTGCTGGTGCCAGTGGTGTTTCCTCCTGCATG GGTGACTCTGGTGGCCCCCTGGTCTGCCTGAATAATGGTGCCTGGACCTTGGTTGGTATTGTCTCCTGGGGAAGTGGCACCTGTTCCACCACCACCCCAGCTGTGTATGCCCGTGTCACCGAGCTCCTCCCCTTCATCGAGGAAACCCTGGCCAACAACTGA
- the LDHD gene encoding putative D-lactate dehydrogenase, mitochondrial: protein MAGQLRGAARVLGPWRSYCSKVKVSEDFVEALKAVVGEPNVSTAAVVLEQHGHDESMHRCSPPDAVVWPQNVKQVSRLAALCHDHRIPIIPFGTGTGLEGGVTAIRGGICFNLTHMDRVLDLNVDDFSVTVEPGVTRKALNSYLRDTGLWFPVDPGADASLCGMAATGASGTNAVRYGTMLENVINLEVVLANGQILHTSGQGRRFRKSSAGYNLTELFVGSEGTLGIITTATLRLHGIPEATVAAVSSFPSIQAAVDSTVQIIQSGVPVARIEFLDDVMIDACNKYSGLTNAVAPTLFLEFHGSQQGLEEQLQRTEEITRQNGSFHFAWSKEPEERSRLWTARHNAWYATMALRPGCKGYSTDVCVPISRLPEIMVQAKKDLKTSELTGTIVGHVGDGNFHCILVFNSEDADEYHRVTEFVKQLGRNALAMHGTCTGEHGIGLGKRQLLKEEIGPVGIETMRQIKAVLDPKNLMNPGKVL from the exons ATGGCCGGACAGCTCCGGGGAGCCGCCCGCGTCCTGGGCCCCTGGAGGAGCTACTGCTCCAAG GTAAAAGTCAGTGAAGATTTTGTGGAGGCACTGAAGGCAGTGGTGGGGGAGCCTAATGTGTCCACGGCAGCTGTGGTTCTTGAACAGCACGGTCATGATGAGTCTATGCACAG GTGCAGCCCCCCAGATGCAGTTGTCTGGCCCCAGAATGTGAAGCAGGTCAGCCGGCTGGCAGCCTTGTGCCATGATCACAGAATTCCCATTATTCCCTTTGGCACTGGGACAGGACTGGAAGGTGGTGTCACTGCTATAAGG GGTGGCATCTGCTTTAACCTCACTCACATGGACCGGGTCTTGGATCTCAATGTGGATGATTTTTCAGTGACTGTGGAGCCTGGGGTCACCCGTAAAGCCCTTAACTCCTACCTGAGGGATACAGGCCTCTGGTTCCCAGTGG ATCCAGGAGCTGATGCCTCCCTCTGTGGCATGGCTGCTACTGGGGCCTCAGGTACTAATGCTGTTCGTTATGGCACCATGTTGGAGAATGTTATCAACCTGGAAGTTGTGTTGGCAAATGGGCAGATCCTGCACACTTCAGGTCAAGGCCGCCGATTCCG GAAAAGCTCAGCTGGCTACAACCTGACAGAACTGTTTGTGGGTTCAGAGGGAACCCTGGGCATCATCACCACGGCCACACTACGACTTCATGGCATCCCTGAGGCCACCGTGGCAGCAGTCTCTTCCTTCCCCAGCATCCAGGCCGCTGTGGATAGCACTGTGCAAATAATCCAGAGTGGAGTCCCTGTGGCACGCATTG AGTTTCTGGACGATGTCATGATCGATGCCTGCAATAAGTACAGTGGTCTGACCAATGCTGTAGCTCCCACCCTCTTCTTGGAGTTCCATGGCTCTCAGCAAGGACTGGAGGAGCAGCTGCAGAGGACAG AGGAGATCACCCGGCAGAATGGAAGCTTCCATTTTGCATGGTCGAAGGAGCCGGAGGAGCGGAGCCGACTATGGACAGCTCGGCACAACGCCTGGTATGCCACCATGGCTCTTAGGCCCGGCTGCAAG GGTTATTCTACAGATGTCTGTGTTCCCATTTCCCGGCTCCCAGAGATTATGGTGCAGGCCAAGAAGGATTTGAAAACTTCTGAACTTACAG GTACCATAGTTGGCCATGTTGGCGATGGAAACTTCCACTGCATCTTAGTGTTCAACTCTGAGGATGCTGATGAATACCACCGAGTAACAGAGTTTGTGAAACAGCTGGGGAG GAATGCCCTGGCTATGCATGGGACCTGCACTGGGGAGCATGGCATCGGATTGGGCAAACGCCAACTCTTGAAGGAGGAGATTGGTCCAGTGGGAATAGAGACCATGAGGCAGATCAAAGCCGTCCTGGACCCCAAGAATCTCATGAACCCCGGCAAAGTGCTGTGA
- the LOC141513231 gene encoding trafficking protein particle complex subunit 6B-like isoform X2 yields MADQALFLLLHNEMVTGVYKSADQGQVENGRCITKLENMAFRVGQGLIERFTKDTATFKDELETMKFICKDFWTTVFKKQIDNLRTNHQGIYYLAFTCGVIRGGLSNLGIKSLLTAEVSAMPAGKFQVMIQKM; encoded by the exons ATGGCAGACCAGGCGCTCTTCTTGCTTCTACACAATGAGATGGTGACGGGCGTGTACAAGTCCGCGGATCAGGGGCAGGTGGAAAACGGAAGATGCATAACTAAGTTGGAGAACATGGCTTTTAGAGTGGGACAAGGATTGATAGAAAGGTTTACAAAGGACACTGCAACATTCAAGGATGAATTAGAGACCATGAAGTTCATTTGCAAAGATTTTTGGACCACTGTTTTCAAGAAACAAATTGATAATCTAAGGACAAATCATCAGGGCATCTAT TATTTAGCATTTACATGTGGCGTAATCAGAGGTGGCTTATCAAATTTGGGGATAAAAAGTCTCCTAACAGCTGAAGTGTCAGCAATGCCAGCAGGTAAATTTCAAGTGATGATACAGAAGATGTAG
- the LOC141513231 gene encoding trafficking protein particle complex subunit 6B-like isoform X1: MADQALFLLLHNEMVTGVYKSADQGQVENGRCITKLENMAFRVGQGLIERFTKDTATFKDELETMKFICKDFWTTVFKKQIDNLRTNHQGIYVLQDNTFPLLPQMSAGKQYLDHAPKYLAFTCGVIRGGLSNLGIKSLLTAEVSAMPAGKFQVMIQKM, from the coding sequence ATGGCAGACCAGGCGCTCTTCTTGCTTCTACACAATGAGATGGTGACGGGCGTGTACAAGTCCGCGGATCAGGGGCAGGTGGAAAACGGAAGATGCATAACTAAGTTGGAGAACATGGCTTTTAGAGTGGGACAAGGATTGATAGAAAGGTTTACAAAGGACACTGCAACATTCAAGGATGAATTAGAGACCATGAAGTTCATTTGCAAAGATTTTTGGACCACTGTTTTCAAGAAACAAATTGATAATCTAAGGACAAATCATCAGGGCATCTATGTACTTCAAGACAACACATTTCCACTCCTGCCTCAGATGTCTGCAGGAAAACAGTATTTAGATCATGCACCAAAGTATTTAGCATTTACATGTGGCGTAATCAGAGGTGGCTTATCAAATTTGGGGATAAAAAGTCTCCTAACAGCTGAAGTGTCAGCAATGCCAGCAGGTAAATTTCAAGTGATGATACAGAAGATGTAG